The following are from one region of the Strix uralensis isolate ZFMK-TIS-50842 chromosome 4, bStrUra1, whole genome shotgun sequence genome:
- the NGB gene encoding neuroglobin — protein MESGMLLSGGQRALIRESWQRLSGSPVQHGLVLFTRLFDLDPDLLPLFQYNCKQFSSPQECLSAPEFLDHIRKVMLVIDAAVNHLENLSCLEEYLCNLGKKHQAVGVKVESFSTVGESLLYMLEKCLGTAFSPDVREAWSKLYGAVVKAMRRGWDTLPEGD, from the exons atggAGAGCGGGATGCTGCTGTCTGGCGGGCAGCGGGCGCTGATCCGGGAGAGCTGGCAGCGCCTGAGCGGCAGCCCCGTGCAGCACGGCCTCGTCCTCTTCACCAG GTTGTTTGACTTGGACCCTGACCTGTTGCCCCTTTTCCAATACAACTGCAAGCAGTTTTCCAGCCCTCAGGAGTGCCTCTCTGCCCCCGAGTTCCTGGATCACATCAGGAAG GTGATGCTGGTGATCGATGCTGCTGTGAACCACCTGGAGAACTTGTCCTGCCTGGAAGAGTATCTCTGCAACCTCGGCAAGAAGCACCAGGCAGTCGGTGTAAAGGTCGAGTCTTTCTCG ACTGTCGGCGAGTCCTTGCTGTACATGCTGGAGAAATGCCTTGGCACTGCCTTCAGCCCGGACGTGCGGGAGGCTTGGAGCAAACTCTATGGTGCTGTGGTGAAAGCCATGCGACGTGGCTGGGACACCCTTCCAGAAGGGGACTAG